A region of Solibacillus isronensis DNA encodes the following proteins:
- the parE gene encoding DNA topoisomerase IV subunit B has product MVKNQTGISYNEDAIQVLEGLEAVRKRPGMYIGSTDSRGLHHLVYEIVDNAVDEALAGFGHHIIVKIHEDNSISVRDHGRGMPTGMHKMGKPTPEIIFTVLHAGGKFGQGGYKTSGGLHGVGSSVVNALSTFLEVTIYRDGQIYRQRFEQGGKPATSLDMIGKTKETGTLVHFLPDPSIFSVVKYNYDTLAERLRESAFLLKGLKIELIDERGEGKHEIFHYESGIEAFVTYLNEEKDVLHPVKYVEGIIQEIEVEFALQFNDGYSETILSFVNNVRTRDGGTHETGAKTALTRVFNEYARKIGLLKEKDKNLEGTDIREGLTAIVSVRIPENLLQFEGQTKGKLGTSEARSAVDTVVSEQLMYVLEENAELSASLVRKAIRAQQVREAARKARDDARNGKKKKSSTLLSGKLTPAQSKNASRNELYLVEGDSAGGSAKQGRDRTFQAILPLRGKVINTEKAKLQDIMKNEEIATIIHTIGAGVGAEFSVEDAAYDKVVIMTDADTDGAHIQVLLLTFFYRYMRPLIEAGKVYIALPPLYKVSKGSGKKQELMYAWTEQELSAATKKIGKGYIIQRYKGLGEMNADQLWDTTMNPETRTLIRVKIEDGARAERRITTLMGDKVEPRRKWIESNVNFGMEEDASILENEFIQHEEVNE; this is encoded by the coding sequence TTGGTAAAAAACCAAACCGGTATTTCGTATAATGAAGATGCCATTCAAGTATTAGAAGGTTTAGAAGCCGTACGCAAAAGACCAGGGATGTATATTGGTTCTACAGATAGTCGAGGTCTTCACCACTTAGTGTATGAAATTGTTGACAATGCAGTGGATGAAGCGCTTGCTGGATTTGGACATCATATCATCGTGAAGATTCATGAAGATAACAGTATTAGCGTGCGTGACCATGGACGTGGTATGCCAACAGGTATGCATAAAATGGGTAAACCAACCCCTGAAATTATTTTCACCGTCCTTCATGCAGGCGGAAAGTTTGGACAAGGCGGCTATAAAACAAGTGGCGGTTTACATGGTGTTGGTTCATCTGTTGTAAACGCCTTATCAACATTCCTGGAAGTAACAATTTATCGTGATGGTCAAATTTACCGCCAGCGCTTTGAACAAGGCGGAAAACCGGCTACATCACTTGATATGATTGGAAAAACGAAGGAAACAGGAACACTCGTACACTTCCTGCCGGATCCATCGATTTTTTCAGTCGTTAAATATAATTATGATACATTGGCAGAGCGCTTACGCGAATCTGCGTTTTTATTAAAAGGTTTAAAAATTGAACTGATCGATGAGCGCGGAGAAGGAAAGCATGAAATTTTCCATTATGAAAGCGGTATTGAAGCGTTCGTCACATACTTAAACGAAGAAAAAGATGTATTGCATCCGGTTAAGTACGTAGAAGGCATCATTCAGGAAATTGAAGTGGAATTTGCACTGCAATTTAACGACGGCTATTCCGAAACGATTTTGTCGTTTGTTAACAATGTCCGTACACGTGATGGCGGTACCCACGAAACTGGTGCTAAAACAGCATTGACACGTGTGTTTAATGAATACGCCCGCAAAATCGGATTACTGAAAGAAAAAGATAAAAACCTGGAAGGCACGGATATTCGTGAAGGCCTGACAGCAATTGTTTCTGTACGTATTCCTGAAAATCTGCTGCAATTTGAAGGCCAGACAAAAGGGAAGCTTGGTACATCTGAAGCACGCTCAGCCGTTGATACCGTTGTTTCAGAGCAATTAATGTATGTACTTGAAGAAAACGCCGAGCTGTCGGCTTCTTTAGTACGTAAAGCAATCCGTGCCCAACAAGTGCGTGAAGCTGCACGTAAAGCACGTGATGACGCCCGTAACGGGAAAAAGAAAAAATCGAGTACGCTTCTGTCTGGTAAACTGACACCTGCACAGTCGAAAAATGCTTCAAGAAATGAATTATACCTGGTAGAGGGTGATTCTGCGGGCGGTTCGGCGAAGCAAGGTCGTGACCGTACATTCCAGGCGATTTTGCCATTGCGCGGTAAAGTAATCAACACCGAAAAGGCCAAGCTGCAGGACATTATGAAAAATGAAGAAATCGCGACGATTATCCATACGATCGGTGCCGGTGTCGGAGCTGAATTCTCGGTGGAAGATGCCGCTTACGATAAAGTTGTCATCATGACCGATGCCGATACAGATGGTGCCCATATTCAAGTATTATTGCTGACATTCTTCTACCGTTATATGCGTCCGCTTATCGAAGCAGGAAAAGTGTATATCGCGTTACCGCCTCTTTATAAAGTATCAAAAGGGTCGGGCAAAAAGCAGGAGCTTATGTATGCCTGGACTGAACAGGAGCTGAGTGCCGCAACGAAAAAAATCGGCAAAGGCTATATTATTCAGCGCTATAAAGGTTTAGGTGAGATGAATGCCGACCAGCTTTGGGATACAACGATGAATCCGGAAACACGTACATTAATCCGTGTGAAAATTGAAGATGGTGCACGTGCAGAACGTCGTATTACAACATTGATGGGCGATAAAGTAGAGCCCCGCCGTAAATGGATCGAATCAAACGTCAACTTCGGCATGGAAGAGGATGCAAGCATTTTAGAAAATGAATTCATCCAGCATGAGGAGGTTAACGAATAA
- the parC gene encoding DNA topoisomerase IV subunit A — translation MSFVEKFQDLPLEEVMGDRFGRYSKYIIQDRALPDTRDGLKPVQRRILYAMFHEGNTFDKPFRKSAKTVGNVIGNYHPHGDTSVYDAMVRMSQDWKSRHMLIEMHGNNGSVDGDPPAAMRYTEARLSAIAAELLRDINKNTVEFVPNFDDQDMEPTVLPSRFPNLLVNGATGISAGYATDIPPHNLQEALDAVLMRLDNKNCTVDELMTVIKGPDFPTGGIIQGVDGIKKAYETGKGKIIVRSRTEIEQLKGNKEQIIITEIPFEVNKANMIRKMDELRVNDRRLDGISEIRDESDRDGLRIVVELKKDVPAQGILNFLLKSTDLQVSYNFNMIAIHNRRPMMMTLPLMLDAYIDHQKEIVRRRSQYDLTKAEDRLHIVEGLMKALSILDEVIETIRASKDKRDAKNNIIEKFGFSEEQAEAIVSLQLYRLTNTDITQLQKEQDELHELVVKLKAILEDEKKLIRVIKSELNDIKKRFTVPRLSTIEAEIEEIKVTRDVLVPSEEVVVTVTKDGYVKRTSLRSHSASNGKDFAMKDSDYLLYEANLNTQHHLLLFTSKGHYIYQPVHELPDIRWKDLGQHISSIVPIDSNEEIIEVIGIETFEQPNMYVFTATKEGQIKRSALADYIVTRYSKPIKTMNLKGEDEMIFARLVTDKEEVLLSTNTSYTIRFPMEDLPVTGVKTAGVKGIIVKEGEYLAAVALLNPEQEQELVIVTQRGAVKRMLLSELELGNRAKRGVVILKELKSNPHRIYTILVVNFRNTFTIETEKGIQETISVTSLTRADRYSNGSLRIDTEGDGAICRAYVEKTE, via the coding sequence ATGAGTTTTGTAGAAAAATTTCAAGATCTGCCCTTAGAAGAAGTAATGGGTGACCGTTTTGGTCGCTATTCCAAATATATTATTCAAGACCGAGCATTACCGGATACACGAGACGGGTTAAAACCTGTACAGCGTCGTATATTATATGCGATGTTCCATGAAGGTAATACTTTTGACAAACCGTTCCGTAAATCGGCAAAAACAGTCGGTAATGTAATCGGTAACTATCATCCGCACGGTGATACTTCGGTATATGATGCGATGGTCCGTATGAGTCAGGACTGGAAAAGCCGTCATATGCTGATCGAGATGCATGGTAACAACGGTTCTGTCGATGGTGACCCGCCAGCCGCAATGCGTTATACGGAAGCACGTCTTTCGGCAATTGCCGCAGAACTATTACGTGATATTAATAAAAATACAGTTGAATTCGTACCAAACTTTGATGATCAGGATATGGAACCGACTGTATTGCCATCTCGATTCCCGAATTTACTAGTCAACGGCGCAACAGGGATTTCGGCCGGTTATGCGACGGATATTCCGCCACATAATCTGCAGGAAGCACTTGATGCGGTTTTAATGCGTCTGGACAACAAAAACTGTACAGTCGATGAACTGATGACCGTTATTAAAGGTCCTGATTTTCCTACGGGCGGGATCATTCAAGGTGTTGACGGAATAAAAAAAGCGTACGAAACAGGTAAAGGGAAAATCATTGTCCGTTCACGTACAGAAATTGAGCAATTAAAAGGCAATAAAGAGCAAATTATCATTACCGAAATCCCGTTTGAAGTAAATAAGGCCAACATGATCCGTAAAATGGACGAACTTCGCGTAAATGATCGCCGTTTAGACGGTATTTCCGAAATTCGCGATGAATCGGACCGTGACGGTTTACGAATTGTTGTAGAGCTGAAAAAAGATGTGCCTGCACAAGGGATTTTAAATTTCCTATTAAAATCAACGGATTTGCAAGTTTCATATAACTTCAATATGATTGCGATTCATAACCGTCGTCCGATGATGATGACATTGCCGCTCATGTTGGATGCGTACATTGATCACCAGAAGGAAATCGTTCGCCGCAGATCCCAATATGACTTAACAAAAGCAGAAGATCGCTTACATATCGTTGAAGGTCTTATGAAAGCCTTATCCATCTTAGATGAAGTGATTGAAACAATCCGTGCATCGAAAGATAAACGCGATGCGAAAAATAACATTATCGAAAAATTCGGCTTTTCGGAAGAACAGGCTGAAGCAATTGTCAGCCTTCAACTTTACCGTTTAACAAATACTGATATTACACAACTGCAAAAAGAGCAAGATGAATTACATGAGCTTGTTGTGAAACTGAAAGCTATTTTAGAGGACGAAAAGAAATTGATCCGTGTTATTAAATCTGAATTGAACGATATTAAAAAACGTTTTACTGTTCCTCGTCTTTCTACAATTGAAGCAGAAATCGAAGAAATTAAAGTAACGCGCGATGTATTGGTGCCAAGTGAAGAAGTTGTCGTAACCGTGACAAAAGACGGCTATGTAAAACGGACAAGCCTTCGTTCACACAGTGCGTCAAACGGCAAGGATTTTGCTATGAAGGATTCCGATTACTTGCTGTATGAAGCGAACTTGAATACGCAGCATCATTTACTCCTGTTTACGAGTAAAGGTCATTACATTTACCAGCCGGTACATGAATTGCCGGATATTCGCTGGAAAGATCTCGGACAGCATATTTCAAGTATTGTGCCGATCGACTCAAATGAAGAAATTATCGAAGTCATCGGTATTGAAACGTTCGAGCAACCGAATATGTATGTATTTACCGCTACAAAAGAGGGGCAAATTAAGCGTTCGGCACTTGCCGATTACATCGTCACTCGTTATTCGAAACCGATTAAGACAATGAATTTAAAAGGTGAAGACGAGATGATTTTTGCGCGTCTTGTTACAGATAAGGAAGAAGTATTGCTTTCTACAAATACGAGCTATACAATCCGATTCCCTATGGAAGATCTTCCGGTAACAGGGGTAAAAACAGCAGGAGTGAAAGGGATTATTGTTAAAGAGGGCGAGTATCTTGCAGCGGTTGCATTATTAAATCCGGAGCAGGAACAAGAACTCGTTATCGTCACACAGCGCGGTGCCGTTAAACGAATGCTGTTGTCGGAACTTGAACTTGGCAACCGTGCAAAACGCGGTGTCGTTATATTAAAAGAGTTAAAATCGAACCCGCATCGTATTTATACAATTTTAGTTGTTAACTTTAGAAATACATTTACAATCGAAACCGAAAAAGGTATACAGGAAACAATTTCAGTGACATCCTTAACGAGAGCGGACCGTTATTCAAACGGTTCACTACGAATTGATACAGAAGGTGATGGGGCAATCTGCCGCGCCTATGTTGAAAAGACAGAGTAG